The following coding sequences lie in one Stigmatopora nigra isolate UIUO_SnigA chromosome 4, RoL_Snig_1.1, whole genome shotgun sequence genomic window:
- the LOC144194947 gene encoding phospholipid-transporting ATPase ID-like isoform X3 — MSFFGFNFGKKKEQELERKLRANDREYNLSFKYATNAIKTSKYNFFTFLPHNLFEQFQRIANAYFLFLLVLQVIPEISSLSWFTTVVPLVLVLSVTAAKDATDDINRHRSDNQVNNRKVQVLIDGKLRGENWMDVQVGDIIKLENNQFVTADLLLLSSSEPLNLVYIETAELDGETNLKVRQALPVTGDLGDDVFKLADFNGATKNKKNQIYSGFFENSLRLCPKGEVHCEPPNNRLDRFTGTLAFAGQKYALDNEKILLRGCTLRNTEWCFGLVLFGGPETKLMQNCGKSTFKRTCVDRLMNVLVVCIFGFLAFMCTILGIGNYCWELGDGSAFTPFLPRQNDNGAGFSSFLTFWSYVIILNTVVPISLYVSVEFIRLGNSFYIDWDRKMYYSRSDTPAEARTTTLNEELGQIKYVFSDKTGTLTQNIMTFNKCSINGKTFGDVFDYMGQRLEINEHTEMVDFSFNPLADPRFTFHDHALVEAVKLETTEVHAFFRLLALCHTVMAEEKKEGELFYQAQSPDEGALVTAARNFGFVFRSRTPDSVSIMEMGQQQTYKLLAILDFNNVRKRMSVIVRSPEGKLSLYCKGADTIIYERLHPSCSKLMDVTTEHLNEFAGEGLRTLALAYKDLDEDFFLQWLQRHHQASTSLDEREDKLEQLYEEIETDLLLLGATAIEDKLQDGVPQTIEQLAKADIKIWVLTGDKQETAENIGYSCNLLREEMNDVFVISGNSAEDVKEELRNARTSMKPDAAEDYSLMPKRTLGKSAKEITDEPVNGEYGLVINGHSLAYALDGSMELDFLRTACMCKAVICCRVTPLQKAQVVQLVKTFKRAVTLAIGDGANDVSMIKVAHIGVGISGQEGMQAVLSSDYSFAQFRFLQRLLLVHGRWSYLRMCKFLRYFFYKNFTFTFVHFWYAFFCGFSAQTVYDEWFITLYNLVYTALPVLGMSLLDQDVNDAWSFQHPELYVPGQLNLYFSKTAFFKCALHSCYSSLVLFFIPYAAVSEAARADGRDVADYQSFAVLTQTCLLFAVTIQLGLEMSYWTAVNTIFLVGSLVMYFAVTFTMHSNGLFLLLPSAFSFVGTARNSLSQPNVWLTIMLTSILCILPVVSYRFLFILLRPTINDKGWPSGASG, encoded by the exons tttaattttgGCAAAAAGAAAGAGCAAG AACTTGAGAGGAAACTAAGGGCCAATGACCGAGAATACAACCTCTCCTTCAAATATGCT ACGAACGCCATCAAGACCTCCAAGTATAACTTCTTCACCTTCCTACCTCACAACCTTTTTGAGCAGTTCCAGAGAATTGCTAATGCCTACTTTCTCTTCCTGCTGGTGCTCCAG GTGATTCCTGAGATCTCATCACTTTCCTGGTTCACCACAGTGGTACCACTGGTGCTTGTACTATCAGTCACTGCTGCCAAGGATGCCACTGATGATATC AATCGCCACCGAAGCGACAACCAAGTCAATAACCGAAAAGTCCAAGTTCTCATCGATGGAAA ACTGCGTGGCGAGAATTGGATGGATGTGCAGGTGGGAGACATCATCAAGCTGGAAAACAATCAGTTTGTTACA GCTGACCTCCTCCTGCTGTCCAGCAGTGAACCGCTTAACCTGGTTTACATCGAAACGGCTGAGCTGGACGG CGAGACAAACCTGAAGGTCCGTCAGGCCCTGCCAGTGACCGGGGACCTCGGAGATGATGTCTTCAAGCTGGCAGACTTCAATGGtgcaaccaaaaataagaaaaatcaaaTCTACTCTGGATTTTTTGAAAACTCCTTGCGTTTGTGTCCCAAAGGGGAAGTCCACTGCGAGCCTCCCAACAACCGTCTGGATCGCTTCACAGGGACACTGGCTTTTGCTGGGCAGAAATATGCACTGGACAATGAAAAGATCCTGCTGCGAGGGTGTACCCTAAGGAACACCGAGTGGTGTTTTGGACTGGTTCTGTTTGGAG gcCCCGAGACCAAACTGATGCAAAACTGCGGCAAGAGCACTTTCAAGAGGACTTGCGTGGATCGTCTGATGAACGTCCTTGTCGTTTGT ATATTTGGCTTCCTGGCATTCATGTGCACCATCCTGGGCATTGGGAACTACTGCTGGGAGCTGGGAGACGGCTCGGCGTTCACACCCTTCCTGCCCAGGCAGAACGACAACGGCGCCGGCTTCTCCTCCTTTCTCACTTTCTGGTCCTACGTTATCATCCTTAACACCGTGGTGCCCATTTCACTCTATGTCAG tgtggAATTCATTCGCCTGGGCAACAGCTTCTACATCGACTGGGACCGTAAGATGTACTACTCACGCAGTGACACCCCTGCCGAGGCGCGCACCACCACGCTGAACGAGGAACTGGGTCAAATCAAGTATGTATTCAGTGACAAGACTGGTACCCTGACGCAAAACATCATGACCTTCAACAAGTGCTCCATCAATGGCAAGACATTTG GGGATGTTTTTGACTACATGGGACAAAGACTTGAAATCAATGAG CACACTGAGATGGTGGATTTTTCCTTCAACCCACTGGCTGATCCCCGCTTTACCTTCCATGATCACGCCTTAGTAGAAGCCGTTAAATTGGAAACGACTGAGGTGCACGCCTTTTTCCGACTGCTCGCCCTCTGCCACACAGTCATGGCCGAGGAAAAGAAAGAAG GGGAGCTGTTCTACCAAGCTCAGTCTCCTGATGAGGGCGCTTTAGTCACTGCCGCCAGGAACTTTGGCTTTGTGTTCCGTTCACGGACGCCAGACAGTGTCTCCATCATGGAAATGGGCCAGCAGCAGACTTACAAACTTTTGGCCATCCTGGATTTCAACAATGTCCGCAAGAGGATGTCTGTCATTG TCCGTAGTCCAGAGGGTAAGCTGTCTTTGTACTGCAAGGGAGCGGACACCATCATCTACGAAAGGCTTCATCCCTCCTGCTCCAAATTGATGGATGTTACCACAGAGCATCTCAAT GAGTTTGCGGGGGAAGGCCTGCGAACGCTGGCGCTGGCTTACAAAGACCTGGACGAGGACTTTTTTCTTCAGTGGTTACAGCGCCACCACCAAGCCAGCACGTCGCTGGACGAGCGCGAGGACAAATTGGAGCAGCTGTATGAGGAGATTGAGACTGACCTGCTG TTGCTAGGAGCGACGGCAATAGAAGACAAGCTGCAGGATGGGGTCCCACAGACTATTGAGCAACTAGCCAAAGCTGACATCAAAATCTGGGTGCTGACAGGCGACAAACAAG aaaccgCTGAAAACATCGGGTATTCCTGCAACCTGCTACGCGAGGAAATGAACGACGTATTTGTCATTTCCGGCAACTCGGCGGAAGACGTCAAGGAGGAGCTTAG AAATGCACGCACCTCCATGAAACCAGACGCTGCTGAGGACTATTCATTAATGCCAAAGAGGACCTTGGGTAAAAGTGCAAAGGAGATTACTGACGAACCAGTGAACGGCGAATACGGCCTTGTCATCAATGGACACAGTCTG GCGTACGCATTGGATGGCAGCATGGAGCTGGACTTCCTGCGGACGGCGTGCATGTGCAAGGCTGTGATCTGCTGCCGTGTGACGCCGCTGCAAAAAGCGCAGGTGGTGCAGCTGGTCAAGACATTCAAGCGTGCCGTCACACTTGCAATTGGAGATGGTGCCAATGATGTCAGCATGATTAAAG TGGCGCACATCGGCGTGGGGATTTCAGGCCAGGAAGGCATGCAGGCGGTGTTATCCAGCGACTATTCCTTCGCTCAGTTCCGTTTCTTACAACGCCTCTTGCTCGTGCATGGCCGCTGGTCCTACCTCCGCATGTGCAAATTTCTGCGCTATTTTTTCTACAAGAACTTCACCTTCACCTTCGTTCATTTTTGGTATGCCTTCTTCTGTGGCTTCTCAGCACAG ACAGTTTATGACGAATGGTTTATAACACTCTACAATCTGGTGTACACAGCCCTACCTGTACTGGGCATGAGTCTCTTAGATCAG GACGTGAACGATGCATGGAGCTTCCAGCACCCTGAATTGTACGTGCCGGGCCAGCTCAACCTGTACTTCAGCAAGACAGCCTTCTTCAAGTGCGCACTGCACAGCTGCTACAGTTCTCTGGTGCTCTTCTTCATCCCCTACGCCGCTGTCAGCGAGGCGGCCCGCGCCGATGGCCGCGACGTGGCCGACTACCAGTCTTTTGCCGTCCTCACGCAGACCTGCCTGCTTTTTGCCGTCACCATACAG CTGGGCTTGGAGATGTCGTACTGGACAGCGGTGAACACCATCTTTTTGGTGGGCAGTTTGGTCATGTATTTTGCCGTCACCTTCACCATGCACAGCAACGGACTCTTCCTTTTGTTGCCATCTGCCTTCTCCTTTGTTG GCACTGCAAGGAACTCCCTGAGCCAACCCAACGTCTGGTTGACCATCATGCTGACCTCCATTTTGTGCATCCTTCCTGTAGTCAGCTATCGCTTCTTGTTCATCTTGCTCCGCCCCACCATCAATGACAAG gggtggccaagtggcgcgagtggttag
- the LOC144194947 gene encoding phospholipid-transporting ATPase ID-like isoform X1 — protein MSFFGFNFGKKKEQELERKLRANDREYNLSFKYATNAIKTSKYNFFTFLPHNLFEQFQRIANAYFLFLLVLQVIPEISSLSWFTTVVPLVLVLSVTAAKDATDDINRHRSDNQVNNRKVQVLIDGKLRGENWMDVQVGDIIKLENNQFVTADLLLLSSSEPLNLVYIETAELDGETNLKVRQALPVTGDLGDDVFKLADFNGATKNKKNQIYSGFFENSLRLCPKGEVHCEPPNNRLDRFTGTLAFAGQKYALDNEKILLRGCTLRNTEWCFGLVLFGGPETKLMQNCGKSTFKRTCVDRLMNVLVVCIFGFLAFMCTILGIGNYCWELGDGSAFTPFLPRQNDNGAGFSSFLTFWSYVIILNTVVPISLYVSVEFIRLGNSFYIDWDRKMYYSRSDTPAEARTTTLNEELGQIKYVFSDKTGTLTQNIMTFNKCSINGKTFGDVFDYMGQRLEINEHTEMVDFSFNPLADPRFTFHDHALVEAVKLETTEVHAFFRLLALCHTVMAEEKKEGELFYQAQSPDEGALVTAARNFGFVFRSRTPDSVSIMEMGQQQTYKLLAILDFNNVRKRMSVIVRSPEGKLSLYCKGADTIIYERLHPSCSKLMDVTTEHLNEFAGEGLRTLALAYKDLDEDFFLQWLQRHHQASTSLDEREDKLEQLYEEIETDLLLLGATAIEDKLQDGVPQTIEQLAKADIKIWVLTGDKQETAENIGYSCNLLREEMNDVFVISGNSAEDVKEELRNARTSMKPDAAEDYSLMPKRTLGKSAKEITDEPVNGEYGLVINGHSLAYALDGSMELDFLRTACMCKAVICCRVTPLQKAQVVQLVKTFKRAVTLAIGDGANDVSMIKVAHIGVGISGQEGMQAVLSSDYSFAQFRFLQRLLLVHGRWSYLRMCKFLRYFFYKNFTFTFVHFWYAFFCGFSAQTVYDEWFITLYNLVYTALPVLGMSLLDQDVNDAWSFQHPELYVPGQLNLYFSKTAFFKCALHSCYSSLVLFFIPYAAVSEAARADGRDVADYQSFAVLTQTCLLFAVTIQLGLEMSYWTAVNTIFLVGSLVMYFAVTFTMHSNGLFLLLPSAFSFVGTARNSLSQPNVWLTIMLTSILCILPVVSYRFLFILLRPTINDKVMLKVRQAKASPPPPPRRTRIRRTSSRRSGYAFSHAQGYGDLVTSGRFLRRPAPARSSGFTHTGRATSGFSPMGRSAGYSPTGRAQNAKAQEVEVTSLQMYRTIRDAAL, from the exons tttaattttgGCAAAAAGAAAGAGCAAG AACTTGAGAGGAAACTAAGGGCCAATGACCGAGAATACAACCTCTCCTTCAAATATGCT ACGAACGCCATCAAGACCTCCAAGTATAACTTCTTCACCTTCCTACCTCACAACCTTTTTGAGCAGTTCCAGAGAATTGCTAATGCCTACTTTCTCTTCCTGCTGGTGCTCCAG GTGATTCCTGAGATCTCATCACTTTCCTGGTTCACCACAGTGGTACCACTGGTGCTTGTACTATCAGTCACTGCTGCCAAGGATGCCACTGATGATATC AATCGCCACCGAAGCGACAACCAAGTCAATAACCGAAAAGTCCAAGTTCTCATCGATGGAAA ACTGCGTGGCGAGAATTGGATGGATGTGCAGGTGGGAGACATCATCAAGCTGGAAAACAATCAGTTTGTTACA GCTGACCTCCTCCTGCTGTCCAGCAGTGAACCGCTTAACCTGGTTTACATCGAAACGGCTGAGCTGGACGG CGAGACAAACCTGAAGGTCCGTCAGGCCCTGCCAGTGACCGGGGACCTCGGAGATGATGTCTTCAAGCTGGCAGACTTCAATGGtgcaaccaaaaataagaaaaatcaaaTCTACTCTGGATTTTTTGAAAACTCCTTGCGTTTGTGTCCCAAAGGGGAAGTCCACTGCGAGCCTCCCAACAACCGTCTGGATCGCTTCACAGGGACACTGGCTTTTGCTGGGCAGAAATATGCACTGGACAATGAAAAGATCCTGCTGCGAGGGTGTACCCTAAGGAACACCGAGTGGTGTTTTGGACTGGTTCTGTTTGGAG gcCCCGAGACCAAACTGATGCAAAACTGCGGCAAGAGCACTTTCAAGAGGACTTGCGTGGATCGTCTGATGAACGTCCTTGTCGTTTGT ATATTTGGCTTCCTGGCATTCATGTGCACCATCCTGGGCATTGGGAACTACTGCTGGGAGCTGGGAGACGGCTCGGCGTTCACACCCTTCCTGCCCAGGCAGAACGACAACGGCGCCGGCTTCTCCTCCTTTCTCACTTTCTGGTCCTACGTTATCATCCTTAACACCGTGGTGCCCATTTCACTCTATGTCAG tgtggAATTCATTCGCCTGGGCAACAGCTTCTACATCGACTGGGACCGTAAGATGTACTACTCACGCAGTGACACCCCTGCCGAGGCGCGCACCACCACGCTGAACGAGGAACTGGGTCAAATCAAGTATGTATTCAGTGACAAGACTGGTACCCTGACGCAAAACATCATGACCTTCAACAAGTGCTCCATCAATGGCAAGACATTTG GGGATGTTTTTGACTACATGGGACAAAGACTTGAAATCAATGAG CACACTGAGATGGTGGATTTTTCCTTCAACCCACTGGCTGATCCCCGCTTTACCTTCCATGATCACGCCTTAGTAGAAGCCGTTAAATTGGAAACGACTGAGGTGCACGCCTTTTTCCGACTGCTCGCCCTCTGCCACACAGTCATGGCCGAGGAAAAGAAAGAAG GGGAGCTGTTCTACCAAGCTCAGTCTCCTGATGAGGGCGCTTTAGTCACTGCCGCCAGGAACTTTGGCTTTGTGTTCCGTTCACGGACGCCAGACAGTGTCTCCATCATGGAAATGGGCCAGCAGCAGACTTACAAACTTTTGGCCATCCTGGATTTCAACAATGTCCGCAAGAGGATGTCTGTCATTG TCCGTAGTCCAGAGGGTAAGCTGTCTTTGTACTGCAAGGGAGCGGACACCATCATCTACGAAAGGCTTCATCCCTCCTGCTCCAAATTGATGGATGTTACCACAGAGCATCTCAAT GAGTTTGCGGGGGAAGGCCTGCGAACGCTGGCGCTGGCTTACAAAGACCTGGACGAGGACTTTTTTCTTCAGTGGTTACAGCGCCACCACCAAGCCAGCACGTCGCTGGACGAGCGCGAGGACAAATTGGAGCAGCTGTATGAGGAGATTGAGACTGACCTGCTG TTGCTAGGAGCGACGGCAATAGAAGACAAGCTGCAGGATGGGGTCCCACAGACTATTGAGCAACTAGCCAAAGCTGACATCAAAATCTGGGTGCTGACAGGCGACAAACAAG aaaccgCTGAAAACATCGGGTATTCCTGCAACCTGCTACGCGAGGAAATGAACGACGTATTTGTCATTTCCGGCAACTCGGCGGAAGACGTCAAGGAGGAGCTTAG AAATGCACGCACCTCCATGAAACCAGACGCTGCTGAGGACTATTCATTAATGCCAAAGAGGACCTTGGGTAAAAGTGCAAAGGAGATTACTGACGAACCAGTGAACGGCGAATACGGCCTTGTCATCAATGGACACAGTCTG GCGTACGCATTGGATGGCAGCATGGAGCTGGACTTCCTGCGGACGGCGTGCATGTGCAAGGCTGTGATCTGCTGCCGTGTGACGCCGCTGCAAAAAGCGCAGGTGGTGCAGCTGGTCAAGACATTCAAGCGTGCCGTCACACTTGCAATTGGAGATGGTGCCAATGATGTCAGCATGATTAAAG TGGCGCACATCGGCGTGGGGATTTCAGGCCAGGAAGGCATGCAGGCGGTGTTATCCAGCGACTATTCCTTCGCTCAGTTCCGTTTCTTACAACGCCTCTTGCTCGTGCATGGCCGCTGGTCCTACCTCCGCATGTGCAAATTTCTGCGCTATTTTTTCTACAAGAACTTCACCTTCACCTTCGTTCATTTTTGGTATGCCTTCTTCTGTGGCTTCTCAGCACAG ACAGTTTATGACGAATGGTTTATAACACTCTACAATCTGGTGTACACAGCCCTACCTGTACTGGGCATGAGTCTCTTAGATCAG GACGTGAACGATGCATGGAGCTTCCAGCACCCTGAATTGTACGTGCCGGGCCAGCTCAACCTGTACTTCAGCAAGACAGCCTTCTTCAAGTGCGCACTGCACAGCTGCTACAGTTCTCTGGTGCTCTTCTTCATCCCCTACGCCGCTGTCAGCGAGGCGGCCCGCGCCGATGGCCGCGACGTGGCCGACTACCAGTCTTTTGCCGTCCTCACGCAGACCTGCCTGCTTTTTGCCGTCACCATACAG CTGGGCTTGGAGATGTCGTACTGGACAGCGGTGAACACCATCTTTTTGGTGGGCAGTTTGGTCATGTATTTTGCCGTCACCTTCACCATGCACAGCAACGGACTCTTCCTTTTGTTGCCATCTGCCTTCTCCTTTGTTG GCACTGCAAGGAACTCCCTGAGCCAACCCAACGTCTGGTTGACCATCATGCTGACCTCCATTTTGTGCATCCTTCCTGTAGTCAGCTATCGCTTCTTGTTCATCTTGCTCCGCCCCACCATCAATGACAAG
- the LOC144194947 gene encoding phospholipid-transporting ATPase ID-like isoform X2 gives MSFFGFNFGKKKEQELERKLRANDREYNLSFKYATNAIKTSKYNFFTFLPHNLFEQFQRIANAYFLFLLVLQVIPEISSLSWFTTVVPLVLVLSVTAAKDATDDINRHRSDNQVNNRKVQVLIDGKLRGENWMDVQVGDIIKLENNQFVTADLLLLSSSEPLNLVYIETAELDGETNLKVRQALPVTGDLGDDVFKLADFNGEVHCEPPNNRLDRFTGTLAFAGQKYALDNEKILLRGCTLRNTEWCFGLVLFGGPETKLMQNCGKSTFKRTCVDRLMNVLVVCIFGFLAFMCTILGIGNYCWELGDGSAFTPFLPRQNDNGAGFSSFLTFWSYVIILNTVVPISLYVSVEFIRLGNSFYIDWDRKMYYSRSDTPAEARTTTLNEELGQIKYVFSDKTGTLTQNIMTFNKCSINGKTFGDVFDYMGQRLEINEHTEMVDFSFNPLADPRFTFHDHALVEAVKLETTEVHAFFRLLALCHTVMAEEKKEGELFYQAQSPDEGALVTAARNFGFVFRSRTPDSVSIMEMGQQQTYKLLAILDFNNVRKRMSVIVRSPEGKLSLYCKGADTIIYERLHPSCSKLMDVTTEHLNEFAGEGLRTLALAYKDLDEDFFLQWLQRHHQASTSLDEREDKLEQLYEEIETDLLLLGATAIEDKLQDGVPQTIEQLAKADIKIWVLTGDKQETAENIGYSCNLLREEMNDVFVISGNSAEDVKEELRNARTSMKPDAAEDYSLMPKRTLGKSAKEITDEPVNGEYGLVINGHSLAYALDGSMELDFLRTACMCKAVICCRVTPLQKAQVVQLVKTFKRAVTLAIGDGANDVSMIKVAHIGVGISGQEGMQAVLSSDYSFAQFRFLQRLLLVHGRWSYLRMCKFLRYFFYKNFTFTFVHFWYAFFCGFSAQTVYDEWFITLYNLVYTALPVLGMSLLDQDVNDAWSFQHPELYVPGQLNLYFSKTAFFKCALHSCYSSLVLFFIPYAAVSEAARADGRDVADYQSFAVLTQTCLLFAVTIQLGLEMSYWTAVNTIFLVGSLVMYFAVTFTMHSNGLFLLLPSAFSFVGTARNSLSQPNVWLTIMLTSILCILPVVSYRFLFILLRPTINDKVMLKVRQAKASPPPPPRRTRIRRTSSRRSGYAFSHAQGYGDLVTSGRFLRRPAPARSSGFTHTGRATSGFSPMGRSAGYSPTGRAQNAKAQEVEVTSLQMYRTIRDAAL, from the exons tttaattttgGCAAAAAGAAAGAGCAAG AACTTGAGAGGAAACTAAGGGCCAATGACCGAGAATACAACCTCTCCTTCAAATATGCT ACGAACGCCATCAAGACCTCCAAGTATAACTTCTTCACCTTCCTACCTCACAACCTTTTTGAGCAGTTCCAGAGAATTGCTAATGCCTACTTTCTCTTCCTGCTGGTGCTCCAG GTGATTCCTGAGATCTCATCACTTTCCTGGTTCACCACAGTGGTACCACTGGTGCTTGTACTATCAGTCACTGCTGCCAAGGATGCCACTGATGATATC AATCGCCACCGAAGCGACAACCAAGTCAATAACCGAAAAGTCCAAGTTCTCATCGATGGAAA ACTGCGTGGCGAGAATTGGATGGATGTGCAGGTGGGAGACATCATCAAGCTGGAAAACAATCAGTTTGTTACA GCTGACCTCCTCCTGCTGTCCAGCAGTGAACCGCTTAACCTGGTTTACATCGAAACGGCTGAGCTGGACGG CGAGACAAACCTGAAGGTCCGTCAGGCCCTGCCAGTGACCGGGGACCTCGGAGATGATGTCTTCAAGCTGGCAGACTTCAATG GGGAAGTCCACTGCGAGCCTCCCAACAACCGTCTGGATCGCTTCACAGGGACACTGGCTTTTGCTGGGCAGAAATATGCACTGGACAATGAAAAGATCCTGCTGCGAGGGTGTACCCTAAGGAACACCGAGTGGTGTTTTGGACTGGTTCTGTTTGGAG gcCCCGAGACCAAACTGATGCAAAACTGCGGCAAGAGCACTTTCAAGAGGACTTGCGTGGATCGTCTGATGAACGTCCTTGTCGTTTGT ATATTTGGCTTCCTGGCATTCATGTGCACCATCCTGGGCATTGGGAACTACTGCTGGGAGCTGGGAGACGGCTCGGCGTTCACACCCTTCCTGCCCAGGCAGAACGACAACGGCGCCGGCTTCTCCTCCTTTCTCACTTTCTGGTCCTACGTTATCATCCTTAACACCGTGGTGCCCATTTCACTCTATGTCAG tgtggAATTCATTCGCCTGGGCAACAGCTTCTACATCGACTGGGACCGTAAGATGTACTACTCACGCAGTGACACCCCTGCCGAGGCGCGCACCACCACGCTGAACGAGGAACTGGGTCAAATCAAGTATGTATTCAGTGACAAGACTGGTACCCTGACGCAAAACATCATGACCTTCAACAAGTGCTCCATCAATGGCAAGACATTTG GGGATGTTTTTGACTACATGGGACAAAGACTTGAAATCAATGAG CACACTGAGATGGTGGATTTTTCCTTCAACCCACTGGCTGATCCCCGCTTTACCTTCCATGATCACGCCTTAGTAGAAGCCGTTAAATTGGAAACGACTGAGGTGCACGCCTTTTTCCGACTGCTCGCCCTCTGCCACACAGTCATGGCCGAGGAAAAGAAAGAAG GGGAGCTGTTCTACCAAGCTCAGTCTCCTGATGAGGGCGCTTTAGTCACTGCCGCCAGGAACTTTGGCTTTGTGTTCCGTTCACGGACGCCAGACAGTGTCTCCATCATGGAAATGGGCCAGCAGCAGACTTACAAACTTTTGGCCATCCTGGATTTCAACAATGTCCGCAAGAGGATGTCTGTCATTG TCCGTAGTCCAGAGGGTAAGCTGTCTTTGTACTGCAAGGGAGCGGACACCATCATCTACGAAAGGCTTCATCCCTCCTGCTCCAAATTGATGGATGTTACCACAGAGCATCTCAAT GAGTTTGCGGGGGAAGGCCTGCGAACGCTGGCGCTGGCTTACAAAGACCTGGACGAGGACTTTTTTCTTCAGTGGTTACAGCGCCACCACCAAGCCAGCACGTCGCTGGACGAGCGCGAGGACAAATTGGAGCAGCTGTATGAGGAGATTGAGACTGACCTGCTG TTGCTAGGAGCGACGGCAATAGAAGACAAGCTGCAGGATGGGGTCCCACAGACTATTGAGCAACTAGCCAAAGCTGACATCAAAATCTGGGTGCTGACAGGCGACAAACAAG aaaccgCTGAAAACATCGGGTATTCCTGCAACCTGCTACGCGAGGAAATGAACGACGTATTTGTCATTTCCGGCAACTCGGCGGAAGACGTCAAGGAGGAGCTTAG AAATGCACGCACCTCCATGAAACCAGACGCTGCTGAGGACTATTCATTAATGCCAAAGAGGACCTTGGGTAAAAGTGCAAAGGAGATTACTGACGAACCAGTGAACGGCGAATACGGCCTTGTCATCAATGGACACAGTCTG GCGTACGCATTGGATGGCAGCATGGAGCTGGACTTCCTGCGGACGGCGTGCATGTGCAAGGCTGTGATCTGCTGCCGTGTGACGCCGCTGCAAAAAGCGCAGGTGGTGCAGCTGGTCAAGACATTCAAGCGTGCCGTCACACTTGCAATTGGAGATGGTGCCAATGATGTCAGCATGATTAAAG TGGCGCACATCGGCGTGGGGATTTCAGGCCAGGAAGGCATGCAGGCGGTGTTATCCAGCGACTATTCCTTCGCTCAGTTCCGTTTCTTACAACGCCTCTTGCTCGTGCATGGCCGCTGGTCCTACCTCCGCATGTGCAAATTTCTGCGCTATTTTTTCTACAAGAACTTCACCTTCACCTTCGTTCATTTTTGGTATGCCTTCTTCTGTGGCTTCTCAGCACAG ACAGTTTATGACGAATGGTTTATAACACTCTACAATCTGGTGTACACAGCCCTACCTGTACTGGGCATGAGTCTCTTAGATCAG GACGTGAACGATGCATGGAGCTTCCAGCACCCTGAATTGTACGTGCCGGGCCAGCTCAACCTGTACTTCAGCAAGACAGCCTTCTTCAAGTGCGCACTGCACAGCTGCTACAGTTCTCTGGTGCTCTTCTTCATCCCCTACGCCGCTGTCAGCGAGGCGGCCCGCGCCGATGGCCGCGACGTGGCCGACTACCAGTCTTTTGCCGTCCTCACGCAGACCTGCCTGCTTTTTGCCGTCACCATACAG CTGGGCTTGGAGATGTCGTACTGGACAGCGGTGAACACCATCTTTTTGGTGGGCAGTTTGGTCATGTATTTTGCCGTCACCTTCACCATGCACAGCAACGGACTCTTCCTTTTGTTGCCATCTGCCTTCTCCTTTGTTG GCACTGCAAGGAACTCCCTGAGCCAACCCAACGTCTGGTTGACCATCATGCTGACCTCCATTTTGTGCATCCTTCCTGTAGTCAGCTATCGCTTCTTGTTCATCTTGCTCCGCCCCACCATCAATGACAAG